The following coding sequences lie in one Treponema socranskii subsp. buccale genomic window:
- the xseB gene encoding exodeoxyribonuclease VII small subunit — MKNFAKNLETLEKLTADIKRDDISLEDALKDFETGIKLARGMEAEIDRIEGKIQMLMNEPAPESADTPELDLFSGADEATGTAGAPQEGTRQ, encoded by the coding sequence ATGAAAAATTTTGCAAAAAACCTTGAAACGCTTGAAAAGCTTACCGCCGACATCAAGCGCGACGACATATCGCTCGAAGATGCGCTCAAAGATTTCGAAACGGGTATAAAACTCGCGCGCGGCATGGAAGCCGAAATCGACAGAATCGAAGGAAAAATTCAAATGCTCATGAACGAGCCCGCACCCGAAAGCGCGGATACGCCCGAACTCGATCTCTTTTCGGGCGCCGACGAAGCGACGGGAACGGCGGGCGCTCCGCAGGAGGGTACGCGTCAATGA
- the xseA gene encoding exodeoxyribonuclease VII large subunit, with protein sequence MAHSAQDASAFFSVTQITNLIKETIEGSFGTVIVEGEISNCKLTSAGHIYLTLKDSGAQLGCAMWRSATPSLSFSPKDGMLVRCTGCLTVYPPHGKYQLVISRMEMAGTGNILQMLEERKKRLAAEGIFDEAHKKPLPLFPKTVGIVTSATGAALRDILQIMKRRNPCVSAVILPATVQGEGAAETIVRQIKVANYFRLCDVLIVGRGGGSLEDLLPFSDEAVVRAVYESNIPVISAVGHEIDWALSDYAADFRASTPSAAAEAAVPLKSDIIRTLQTYADIFHTEIKRKVENMKLIVRTFNPENLELQFRTIEQPLLARFDGAKVALLQNIDEKLKDAKHRIALCTHVLESASPEKIFARGYSMVRDTASGEVVRDASLVAVGAELEIVPAKGQLTATVKSVCTEAKHIIN encoded by the coding sequence ATGGCACATTCGGCTCAAGACGCCTCCGCGTTTTTTTCCGTCACGCAGATCACAAATCTCATCAAAGAAACGATCGAAGGTTCGTTCGGTACCGTCATAGTCGAAGGTGAAATTTCCAACTGCAAACTGACGAGCGCCGGCCACATCTATTTGACACTGAAAGATTCCGGTGCGCAGCTCGGATGTGCGATGTGGCGGAGCGCGACGCCCTCTCTTTCGTTTTCGCCGAAAGACGGTATGCTCGTGCGCTGTACCGGATGCCTTACGGTGTACCCGCCGCACGGCAAATACCAGCTCGTCATTTCGCGCATGGAAATGGCGGGCACGGGAAATATTTTACAGATGCTCGAAGAGCGCAAAAAGCGCCTCGCCGCCGAAGGCATATTCGACGAAGCGCACAAAAAACCGCTGCCGCTTTTTCCGAAAACGGTCGGTATCGTTACGAGCGCGACGGGAGCCGCCCTGCGCGATATTTTGCAGATTATGAAGCGGCGGAATCCCTGCGTATCGGCGGTCATTTTGCCCGCAACGGTGCAGGGAGAAGGCGCGGCGGAAACGATCGTGCGGCAGATAAAAGTCGCAAATTATTTCAGGCTTTGCGACGTGCTCATCGTCGGGCGCGGAGGCGGCTCCCTCGAAGATCTGCTTCCCTTCAGCGACGAAGCGGTAGTACGTGCCGTCTACGAATCGAACATACCGGTGATTTCCGCCGTCGGACACGAAATCGATTGGGCGCTTTCCGATTACGCAGCCGATTTTCGAGCCTCGACTCCGTCGGCCGCAGCGGAAGCCGCAGTTCCGCTCAAAAGCGATATCATTCGTACGCTGCAAACCTATGCCGATATCTTCCATACGGAAATAAAACGCAAAGTCGAAAACATGAAACTCATCGTGCGCACATTCAATCCCGAAAATCTCGAACTGCAGTTTAGAACTATCGAACAGCCGCTCCTTGCGCGCTTTGACGGCGCAAAAGTCGCGCTGCTGCAAAACATCGATGAAAAATTAAAAGACGCGAAGCACCGCATCGCCCTGTGTACACACGTACTCGAAAGCGCAAGTCCCGAAAAAATTTTTGCACGAGGCTATTCGATGGTACGCGACACGGCAAGCGGAGAAGTCGTGCGGGATGCATCGCTCGTCGCAGTCGGAGCGGAACTTGAAATCGTTCCGGCAAAAGGTCAACTTACGGCGACCGTCAAAAGCGTATGCACAGAGGCAAAGCACATTATTAATTAA